In one window of Pseudomonas benzenivorans DNA:
- a CDS encoding methyl-accepting chemotaxis protein yields the protein MQLHLSWKQKFRLLIAIALASLALMAASSFWASQRLNDAFRAREAATGYAGASFNLMNAWLKQGNLRKSLSADSAEDFQQRLIDLEQLAQRLVPKAKDLGQTAISEGASQVQALVQQETGLQRKWLELRQQLGLTPSTGLRQELVAGGDSLEEISIGLIQPYVTAALNGQRNYLTTSDPSYAEKTNAALEKMQAKIQELNWQDNPIGQAVARFAQAFAQAERLVGQIDQLEMQIEMLGQQVQQQIDEQNRMLETGLLASTARQAQEARSSSSLTMGMTFSGVALFLLLSLSQASRTLLTQLNRVTELLTRVASGDLTGTMAVGRNPRDEFNQLGEATNRMVRGIGQIVGHVVDTNQQLGELHRYLHDAMRQLGENSTQVEMQTEQTASASHQISATINEMAQRTSDVGTATHTAYDSARKGAEIIGASVESMGRLSKLIQATHSQVEQLNRSSGKVTGIIDVINSLADQTNLLALNAAIEAARAGEAGRGFSVVADEVRTLAQKTVSATTDIARIVGDFKQQTRSMDELMTDGLAVAAKGEQHAGQVAEAIGAITCSMEQLTAEMNQVVVAIEEISSTTEDIADKMQEVNLHIGETKSLRLTLEQHTQGLSAQVEALSRSARQFRIA from the coding sequence ATGCAACTCCATCTTTCTTGGAAACAGAAATTCCGCCTCCTGATCGCAATCGCCCTGGCCAGCCTGGCCCTGATGGCCGCCTCGTCGTTCTGGGCGAGCCAGCGGCTAAATGATGCGTTCCGCGCCCGAGAAGCCGCCACCGGTTATGCCGGTGCCTCGTTCAACCTGATGAACGCTTGGCTCAAGCAGGGCAACCTGCGCAAGTCCCTCAGCGCGGACAGTGCAGAGGACTTCCAGCAACGACTGATCGACCTGGAACAGTTGGCTCAACGACTCGTGCCTAAAGCTAAGGACCTGGGCCAGACCGCCATTAGCGAAGGTGCCTCACAGGTGCAGGCGCTCGTGCAGCAGGAAACCGGCCTTCAGCGCAAATGGTTGGAGCTGCGTCAGCAACTGGGCCTGACTCCTTCAACCGGCCTGCGCCAAGAGCTGGTGGCCGGCGGAGATTCGCTGGAGGAGATCAGCATCGGTCTGATTCAACCCTATGTCACTGCAGCCCTGAACGGACAGCGCAACTACCTGACAACATCGGACCCGAGCTACGCGGAAAAGACCAATGCCGCTCTGGAAAAGATGCAGGCCAAGATTCAGGAGTTGAACTGGCAGGACAACCCTATCGGCCAGGCGGTGGCACGCTTCGCACAGGCCTTCGCCCAGGCCGAGCGCCTGGTTGGCCAGATTGACCAGCTCGAAATGCAGATCGAAATGCTTGGTCAACAGGTCCAGCAGCAGATTGACGAGCAAAACCGCATGCTGGAGACAGGTCTCCTCGCCAGTACCGCCAGACAAGCGCAAGAAGCCCGCAGCTCTTCGAGCCTGACGATGGGCATGACCTTCTCCGGCGTGGCACTCTTTCTGCTGCTGAGCCTGAGCCAGGCATCGCGAACCCTCCTGACCCAACTAAACAGGGTCACCGAACTGCTCACCCGGGTTGCCTCGGGCGACCTGACCGGCACCATGGCCGTGGGGCGCAACCCGAGGGACGAATTCAACCAACTCGGCGAAGCGACCAATCGAATGGTCCGGGGTATCGGCCAGATCGTGGGCCATGTGGTCGACACCAACCAACAGCTGGGCGAACTGCATCGCTACCTGCACGACGCCATGCGCCAGCTCGGCGAGAACAGCACCCAAGTGGAAATGCAGACCGAGCAGACCGCCTCGGCGTCCCACCAGATCTCCGCGACCATCAATGAGATGGCCCAACGCACCTCGGACGTCGGCACCGCTACCCACACAGCGTATGACTCGGCCCGCAAGGGCGCCGAGATCATCGGCGCCAGCGTCGAGAGTATGGGCCGTCTGTCGAAGCTGATTCAGGCGACCCATAGCCAGGTCGAACAGCTCAATCGCTCCAGCGGTAAGGTGACCGGCATCATAGATGTGATCAATAGCCTGGCCGACCAGACCAATCTACTGGCGCTAAATGCGGCCATCGAGGCGGCCCGTGCCGGAGAGGCGGGACGAGGCTTCTCGGTGGTAGCCGACGAGGTTCGTACGCTCGCGCAGAAGACCGTATCGGCCACCACCGACATCGCCCGCATTGTCGGTGACTTCAAGCAACAGACCCGCAGCATGGATGAGTTGATGACCGATGGCCTGGCCGTGGCCGCCAAAGGCGAACAGCATGCCGGCCAGGTAGCCGAGGCCATCGGGGCGATCACCTGCTCGATGGAGCAGCTGACCGCGGAGATGAACCAGGTGGTCGTCGCGATCGAGGAAATATCCAGCACCACCGAGGACATCGCCGACAAGATGCAGGAGGTCAACCTGCACATCGGAGAAACCAAGAGCCTGCGCCTGACCCTGGAGCAGCACACCCAGGGCCTGTCGGCCCAGGTGGAGGCCTTGAGTCGCAGCGCACGACAATTCCGTATTGCCTGA
- a CDS encoding MmgE/PrpD family protein, translating into MSYNTLTLAGFLSALSYDDLPEVAIERCEALFLDWLGCALASRGMHPLPLFERYARRMGPSAGRSQILANGERSSAYFAALVNGASSHMLEQDDVHNGAVLHAGAVVFPAAVAAAQELGRSGRELILAAVAGYEAGIRIGEFLGRSHYRIYNTTATVGTLAAAVAVGKLLSFNQQQFIHLLGSAGTQASGLWQFLHDAADTKQLHIAKAAADGLLAAYMTAEGLSAAQNILEGEQGMGVAMSDDADPRCLVDGLGSRWALCETSFKFHASCRHTHPAADALSSLMQREGLSHEQIVAVSARVHQGAIDLLKWEAPQTPYQAKFSMGAVLGLIAVHGRAGVVEFADHLYRDPRVVAFSRKVSMKLDAEVDAAYPKRWLGRVEVVTVDGRRLLCAIDEAKGDPGNSLSRQEQEDKFRSLVAFAGALNADQADGLIERARSLREAPDIYRLI; encoded by the coding sequence ATGAGCTATAACACCCTAACCCTTGCCGGTTTTCTCTCGGCGCTGAGCTACGACGATCTGCCTGAGGTGGCGATTGAGCGCTGCGAGGCGTTGTTCCTCGATTGGCTGGGGTGCGCCCTGGCCAGCCGGGGTATGCACCCGCTCCCGCTGTTCGAGCGCTATGCCCGGCGCATGGGGCCATCTGCCGGGCGCAGTCAGATCTTGGCAAATGGCGAGCGCAGCTCGGCGTACTTCGCGGCCCTGGTCAATGGCGCCAGTTCGCACATGCTGGAGCAGGACGATGTGCACAATGGTGCGGTCTTGCACGCTGGAGCGGTGGTCTTTCCAGCGGCGGTTGCGGCGGCGCAGGAGCTGGGGCGGTCAGGGCGCGAGTTGATCCTCGCCGCGGTCGCTGGTTATGAAGCGGGTATTCGCATCGGCGAATTCCTCGGTCGCTCGCACTACCGCATTTACAACACCACGGCCACAGTCGGAACCTTGGCCGCTGCAGTGGCGGTCGGCAAGCTGCTGTCGTTCAACCAGCAACAGTTCATTCACCTGCTCGGCAGTGCCGGTACCCAGGCCTCAGGGCTCTGGCAGTTTCTGCATGACGCCGCCGATACCAAACAGCTGCACATCGCCAAGGCCGCTGCCGATGGCCTGCTCGCCGCCTACATGACCGCGGAAGGCTTGAGTGCGGCGCAGAACATCCTCGAAGGCGAGCAGGGCATGGGCGTGGCGATGTCAGATGATGCCGACCCGCGCTGCTTGGTTGATGGGCTGGGGAGTAGATGGGCGCTATGTGAAACTTCGTTCAAGTTCCATGCTTCCTGCCGCCATACCCATCCGGCCGCAGACGCTTTGTCGAGTTTGATGCAGCGCGAGGGCCTGAGCCATGAGCAAATCGTTGCGGTATCCGCGCGGGTGCATCAAGGTGCCATTGACCTGCTCAAGTGGGAGGCCCCGCAGACCCCCTATCAGGCGAAATTCTCGATGGGCGCGGTACTGGGGCTCATTGCCGTACATGGTAGGGCCGGTGTCGTCGAGTTTGCCGATCACCTGTACCGCGATCCTCGAGTAGTGGCCTTCAGCCGCAAAGTAAGCATGAAGCTGGACGCCGAGGTCGACGCCGCCTATCCGAAGCGCTGGTTGGGCAGGGTCGAGGTGGTCACGGTCGATGGCCGTCGACTGCTGTGCGCCATCGACGAGGCGAAGGGCGACCCGGGTAACAGTCTTTCTCGCCAGGAGCAGGAGGACAAGTTCCGGAGTCTGGTGGCGTTCGCCGGTGCGCTGAACGCCGATCAGGCCGACGGGTTGATCGAGCGCGCCCGGTCCCTGCGCGAGGCGCCAGACATCTATCGACTGATTTGA
- a CDS encoding putative bifunctional diguanylate cyclase/phosphodiesterase: MWRLLLALAVFIAALYFSYREIGQANSLATLRVGHHTHTLFRTYEDVQRFLYSLRDYTGDEPLDTQSLESVQLHFELLVSRLRVFHEGEANRELLAFAEVRAAVDRLAVALDRIEPLIADLAPERRDPHYAQIRALLHDSRISFLQLGKQFLLNAQLRNEQLLKQLSHMQSFWVIAAPAVSGSLLLVLFFLQLRQSMALAKSLESQSRALAHMAAHDFLTALPNRALLLERLTRMIEQTQRASGRFAVMFLDLDRFKAVNDSLGHAVGDELLKMVAERLCACVREGDTVARISGDEFVLLVGDIGDDDAVINTVAERVATQLRRPFQLAGEELLVTSSIGISLYPAHGQQAELLLVNADAAMYSAKASGRNSIHGYLAEMNAGSVARLELNRDLHFALERGQLVLHYQPLVQLSTGQIFGVEALLRWQHPSRGLLAPDEFIPLAEESGLIIPIGEWILRTACADAVAWHSQGLPLLKMAVNLSALQFQQPELAERVDAVLVATGFPAEMLVLEMTETQLMRNVDLAVAATQALRELGVGLAVDDFGTGYCSLSYLQRFPVSKLKLDRSFVQDSLSKCSAAAISRSVISLGKSLSLKILAEGIETPEQLAFLRAHGCDYGQGYLFSRPLAQAELVSFVQANRGARLTKKVNLGLPS, from the coding sequence ATGTGGCGCCTGCTGCTAGCTTTGGCGGTGTTCATCGCCGCGCTCTATTTCTCCTACCGGGAAATTGGCCAGGCCAACAGCTTGGCGACTTTGCGTGTCGGACACCATACCCACACCCTGTTCAGGACCTACGAGGACGTCCAGCGTTTTCTCTACAGTCTGCGCGACTACACCGGGGATGAACCGCTCGACACGCAGAGTCTGGAGTCGGTGCAGCTGCACTTTGAACTGTTGGTCAGCCGCCTGCGAGTATTTCATGAGGGCGAGGCCAATCGAGAGTTGTTGGCGTTCGCCGAGGTGCGTGCCGCAGTCGATCGCCTGGCAGTGGCACTTGATAGAATCGAGCCGCTGATCGCTGACCTTGCCCCCGAGCGGCGTGATCCGCACTACGCCCAGATCCGTGCGCTGCTGCATGACTCCCGCATCAGTTTTTTGCAACTGGGCAAGCAGTTCCTGCTGAACGCCCAGCTGCGTAACGAACAGCTGCTCAAGCAGCTTTCCCACATGCAGAGCTTCTGGGTCATCGCTGCTCCGGCGGTCAGTGGATCGTTGCTGCTGGTGCTGTTCTTCCTGCAGCTGCGCCAATCGATGGCTCTAGCCAAGTCCCTTGAGAGCCAATCCCGAGCCCTTGCGCATATGGCCGCCCACGATTTTCTGACGGCGCTGCCCAACCGGGCTCTTTTGCTTGAGCGACTGACGCGCATGATAGAGCAGACGCAGCGCGCGTCAGGTCGGTTCGCGGTGATGTTCCTCGATCTGGATCGTTTCAAGGCGGTCAACGACAGCCTCGGCCATGCGGTCGGTGACGAGTTGCTGAAGATGGTGGCCGAGCGTCTCTGTGCCTGCGTGCGCGAGGGCGACACCGTGGCGCGTATCAGCGGCGACGAGTTCGTCCTGCTGGTTGGTGACATCGGCGACGACGACGCGGTCATCAATACGGTCGCCGAGCGTGTCGCAACGCAGTTGCGCAGACCCTTCCAGCTGGCCGGCGAGGAGCTGCTGGTCACCAGTAGCATCGGCATCAGCCTGTATCCGGCGCATGGCCAGCAGGCGGAGCTGTTGTTGGTGAACGCCGACGCCGCCATGTACAGTGCCAAGGCCAGTGGTCGCAACAGTATCCATGGCTACCTGGCCGAGATGAATGCTGGCAGCGTCGCTCGACTGGAGCTTAATCGAGACCTGCATTTTGCCCTTGAGCGTGGGCAGTTGGTACTGCACTACCAACCTCTGGTACAGCTTTCCACTGGTCAGATCTTCGGTGTCGAGGCCCTGCTGCGCTGGCAGCATCCAAGTCGCGGCCTGCTGGCGCCAGACGAGTTTATTCCCTTGGCCGAAGAGAGCGGGCTGATCATACCGATCGGCGAATGGATTCTGCGGACCGCCTGCGCCGACGCCGTCGCCTGGCATTCACAGGGTTTACCGCTGCTGAAGATGGCGGTGAACCTGTCCGCGCTGCAGTTCCAGCAACCGGAGTTGGCCGAACGGGTCGACGCGGTGCTAGTTGCGACGGGATTCCCGGCCGAAATGCTGGTGCTGGAGATGACCGAGACTCAGCTGATGCGCAATGTTGATCTGGCGGTAGCGGCTACCCAGGCTTTGCGAGAACTGGGGGTCGGCCTGGCGGTCGACGATTTCGGCACCGGTTATTGTTCGCTGAGCTATCTGCAGCGCTTTCCGGTGAGCAAGCTCAAGCTCGATCGCAGTTTCGTTCAGGATTCGCTTAGCAAGTGCAGCGCCGCGGCCATCTCCCGCAGTGTCATCAGCCTGGGCAAGAGTCTGAGTCTGAAGATACTCGCCGAGGGCATTGAAACGCCCGAGCAACTGGCTTTTCTGCGCGCTCACGGCTGTGACTACGGCCAGGGCTATCTGTTCAGTCGGCCACTTGCTCAGGCTGAGTTGGTCTCGTTTGTCCAGGCTAACCGGGGTGCGCGACTGACGAAGAAGGTAAACCTCGGCTTACCTTCTTGA
- a CDS encoding HpcH/HpaI aldolase/citrate lyase family protein, producing the protein MSNSMIRSALFVPATRPERFAKALASGADAVIVDLEDAVQESSKAEARSNLDAFLDCNPNVRLLVRINAPGHVQQAADIALCRRHHGVIGLLLPKVENVEQVSLAADSGKPIWPIIESARGLMQLEHIACAAGVERLSFGALDLGLDLGLASGTAAAERMLDQARYSILLHSSAADLAPPLDSVFPAIQDQAGLDRAARDARDMGFGGLLCIHPSQVAVVHQALMPAPEELAWARRVLEAGSGGAGVFVVDGQMVDAPVLGRARRLLQRAGSPA; encoded by the coding sequence ATGTCTAATTCGATGATTCGCTCTGCTCTATTCGTCCCCGCCACGCGTCCGGAGCGTTTCGCCAAGGCATTGGCGAGCGGCGCCGATGCGGTCATAGTCGATCTTGAGGATGCGGTGCAGGAAAGCTCGAAGGCTGAGGCGCGGTCTAATCTCGACGCCTTTCTGGACTGTAATCCGAATGTTCGTCTGCTGGTGCGCATCAATGCTCCGGGCCATGTCCAGCAGGCGGCGGATATCGCCTTGTGCAGGCGCCATCACGGCGTGATCGGCCTGTTGCTGCCCAAGGTGGAGAACGTCGAGCAAGTCTCCCTGGCCGCTGACAGCGGCAAGCCGATCTGGCCGATCATTGAGAGCGCTCGGGGGTTGATGCAGCTGGAGCATATCGCCTGCGCCGCCGGTGTCGAGCGCTTGTCGTTCGGCGCCCTGGATCTGGGCCTCGATCTGGGATTGGCCAGCGGCACGGCGGCGGCGGAGCGGATGCTCGACCAGGCGCGGTATTCGATTCTATTACATTCCTCCGCGGCCGACCTTGCCCCACCGCTGGACAGCGTGTTCCCGGCGATCCAGGACCAGGCCGGGCTCGACCGGGCGGCCCGCGATGCCCGTGACATGGGCTTTGGCGGTCTGCTATGCATCCACCCGAGCCAGGTCGCCGTGGTCCACCAGGCACTGATGCCGGCCCCTGAGGAGCTAGCCTGGGCACGGCGTGTGCTGGAGGCTGGCAGTGGCGGAGCCGGGGTATTCGTGGTGGACGGTCAGATGGTCGATGCTCCGGTGTTGGGGCGTGCTCGTCGCCTTCTGCAGCGAGCCGGCAGCCCCGCATGA
- a CDS encoding OprD family porin gives MTPRNRMAALLILGTSLPGLANAEFVGDSKGSLELRNFYFNRDFRQDNAASNKAEEWAQGFILRLESGYTEGPVGFGIDAVGMLGLKLDSGDGTAGSALLPADRSGGSQDEYSKLDLTAKLKASNSTLRVGSLAFRSPIASSNDSRLLPGSFRGALLNVQEVDNLVLQGGQIDRVKANNSTNYTEMSARRIGGTSDSFVFGGGDYKLTPELTAGLHYGKLEDVYQQYYGTLVYLQPLGEGQSFKADLRYAKSQEDGSFRDIDNTAFGAMFTYTLDGHAFGAGYQRMGGDDPFPYISDSDPYLVNFVQINDFANTDERSWQVRYDYNFAAVGIPGLTFMTRYISGDNIRVGASGNEKEWERNTDLAYVIQDGPLKNLGIKWRNATVRSTFGNDINENRLILNYTLPLW, from the coding sequence ATGACACCTCGCAATCGCATGGCTGCACTGCTGATTCTCGGCACCAGCCTTCCCGGGCTGGCCAACGCCGAGTTCGTCGGCGACAGCAAAGGCAGCCTCGAGCTGCGCAATTTCTACTTCAATCGCGACTTTCGCCAGGACAACGCCGCCAGTAATAAGGCCGAGGAGTGGGCACAAGGATTTATCCTGCGCCTGGAGTCGGGCTATACGGAGGGCCCGGTCGGTTTCGGCATCGATGCGGTAGGCATGCTGGGGCTGAAGCTCGATTCCGGCGATGGCACCGCCGGCAGTGCGCTGCTCCCCGCCGACCGCTCGGGTGGCTCACAGGACGAATACTCCAAGCTGGATCTGACCGCCAAGCTCAAGGCCTCCAACAGCACACTGCGAGTTGGCTCTCTGGCATTTCGTAGCCCGATCGCGTCGTCCAACGACTCACGTCTGCTGCCGGGGTCCTTCCGCGGTGCACTGCTGAACGTGCAGGAGGTCGACAATCTAGTCCTTCAAGGGGGCCAGATTGACCGGGTTAAAGCCAACAACTCGACCAACTACACCGAGATGAGCGCCCGACGCATAGGCGGCACAAGCGATTCGTTCGTCTTTGGCGGTGGAGACTACAAGCTAACCCCCGAGCTGACCGCGGGCCTGCACTACGGCAAGCTGGAGGATGTCTATCAGCAGTACTACGGCACCCTGGTCTACTTGCAGCCGCTGGGTGAAGGCCAGTCATTCAAGGCCGACCTGCGCTATGCCAAGAGCCAAGAGGACGGCAGCTTCCGCGATATCGACAACACTGCCTTCGGCGCCATGTTCACCTACACCCTGGATGGCCATGCCTTCGGTGCCGGCTATCAGCGCATGGGCGGCGATGATCCATTCCCGTACATCAGCGACAGCGATCCTTACCTGGTGAACTTCGTCCAGATCAACGACTTCGCCAATACCGACGAACGCTCGTGGCAAGTGCGCTACGACTACAACTTCGCCGCGGTCGGCATCCCCGGCCTCACCTTCATGACCCGCTATATCTCTGGCGACAACATCCGGGTGGGCGCGAGCGGCAATGAGAAGGAATGGGAACGCAACACTGACCTCGCCTACGTGATTCAGGACGGCCCGCTGAAGAATCTCGGTATCAAGTGGCGCAATGCAACTGTGCGCTCCACCTTCGGTAACGACATCAACGAGAACCGCCTGATCCTCAACTACACCCTGCCCCTCTGGTAA
- a CDS encoding LysR family transcriptional regulator, with translation MNLKFLETLVWVARLKSFRLTAEKMFTTQASVSSRIAALEDELGTRLFLRDSKGVSLTPSGQKVLEYAEHMMNTLQELKQSIGDSDNVRRSIRIGAIDVVIHTWLSSFITKVMERYPSLEIELTVDTTRNLSDQVQKGYLDISFQVEMVRSDSVRNLELATFPVSWIVPADSLYHRGYASLADLTKERIITFSKNSRPHLDVLNLLHSANVSTPRVSCVSSVAAMTHLIRTGFGVGLLPAAVVSDELSRGVLTILDGIAQPSALGLVATWHTGPGLELNEDIIALACEALCEYGAQMGEAMISVLIPDKGQETA, from the coding sequence GTGAACCTGAAATTTCTCGAAACCCTGGTCTGGGTGGCTCGCCTGAAGAGCTTTCGCCTGACCGCTGAAAAGATGTTTACCACCCAGGCGTCGGTTTCCAGCCGGATTGCTGCTTTGGAGGACGAGCTGGGTACGCGGCTCTTTCTGCGGGATTCGAAGGGTGTTTCGTTGACGCCTTCCGGGCAGAAGGTGCTGGAGTACGCCGAGCACATGATGAACACGCTGCAGGAGCTCAAGCAGTCGATCGGCGACAGCGATAACGTAAGGCGCAGCATCCGCATCGGCGCTATCGATGTGGTCATACACACCTGGCTCAGCTCCTTCATCACCAAGGTGATGGAGCGTTACCCGAGTCTGGAGATCGAGCTGACGGTCGATACCACACGCAATCTCAGTGATCAGGTGCAGAAGGGCTACCTAGATATCAGCTTTCAGGTCGAAATGGTTCGCAGCGACAGCGTGCGCAACCTGGAGCTGGCGACCTTTCCCGTGAGCTGGATCGTCCCAGCCGACTCGCTGTATCACCGGGGGTACGCTTCGCTGGCTGACTTGACAAAAGAGCGGATCATCACCTTCTCGAAGAATTCGCGTCCACACCTCGATGTGCTCAATCTGCTGCATAGCGCTAACGTCAGTACACCCCGGGTAAGTTGCGTTAGCTCCGTGGCAGCCATGACGCACTTGATTCGTACAGGCTTCGGGGTCGGACTGTTGCCGGCTGCGGTGGTCAGCGACGAATTGAGTCGGGGCGTGCTGACCATTCTCGATGGCATTGCGCAGCCGTCTGCGCTGGGGCTGGTGGCCACCTGGCATACGGGGCCGGGCCTCGAGCTGAATGAAGACATCATTGCCCTCGCGTGTGAGGCGCTTTGTGAGTACGGCGCCCAGATGGGCGAAGCGATGATCTCTGTATTGATTCCCGACAAGGGGCAGGAAACGGCCTGA
- a CDS encoding acyl-CoA dehydrogenase family protein, with product MNANRNEELNAIREGVRALCAEFPAEYWRKIDEEKGFPEAFVAAMTQAGWLSAMIPEEYGGSGLGLAEASVILEEVNRCGGNSGTIHGQMYNMFTLLRNGSEEQKRYYLPKLASGELRLQSMGVTEPTTGTDTTKIKTTAVRQGDKYVINGQKVWISRIQHSDLMILLARTTPLAEVKRKSEGMSIFLVDLREAIGNGLTVQPIANMVNHETNELFFDNLEIPASSLIGEEGKGFRYILDGLNAERTLIAAECIGDGRWFTEKSAQYARDRVVFGRPIGQNQGVQFPIAEAHVEIEAADLMRWRACEEYDAGLNAGAAANMAKYLAAKASWEAANACLQTHGGFGFANEYDVERKFRETRLYQVAPISTNLILSYVAEHLLELPRSF from the coding sequence ATGAACGCCAACCGAAACGAAGAGCTGAATGCCATCCGCGAAGGCGTGCGCGCCCTCTGCGCCGAGTTCCCCGCCGAGTACTGGCGCAAGATTGACGAGGAGAAGGGTTTCCCCGAGGCCTTTGTCGCCGCCATGACCCAGGCTGGTTGGCTCTCGGCGATGATCCCGGAAGAGTACGGCGGCTCGGGACTGGGTTTGGCAGAGGCTTCGGTGATCCTGGAGGAAGTCAACCGCTGCGGTGGCAACTCCGGCACCATCCATGGGCAGATGTACAACATGTTCACCCTGCTGCGTAACGGCAGCGAGGAACAGAAGCGCTACTACCTGCCGAAGCTGGCCAGCGGTGAATTGCGCCTGCAATCGATGGGCGTCACCGAGCCCACCACCGGCACCGACACTACCAAGATCAAGACCACCGCAGTACGCCAGGGTGACAAGTACGTGATCAATGGCCAGAAGGTGTGGATCTCGCGCATCCAGCATTCCGACCTGATGATCCTGTTGGCGCGCACCACACCGCTGGCCGAGGTGAAGAGGAAGTCCGAGGGCATGTCCATATTTTTGGTCGACCTGCGCGAGGCCATCGGCAACGGCCTGACCGTGCAGCCGATCGCCAACATGGTCAACCACGAGACCAACGAGCTGTTCTTCGACAACCTGGAGATTCCCGCCAGCAGCCTGATCGGTGAGGAGGGTAAGGGGTTTCGCTATATATTGGACGGCCTCAATGCCGAGCGCACCCTGATCGCTGCCGAGTGCATCGGCGACGGCCGCTGGTTCACCGAGAAGTCCGCCCAGTACGCCCGCGACCGCGTGGTGTTCGGCCGCCCAATCGGCCAGAACCAGGGCGTGCAGTTCCCCATTGCCGAGGCCCATGTCGAGATCGAGGCCGCCGACTTGATGCGCTGGCGAGCCTGCGAGGAGTACGACGCCGGTCTCAACGCGGGAGCGGCGGCAAACATGGCCAAGTACCTGGCGGCGAAAGCGAGCTGGGAGGCGGCCAACGCCTGCCTGCAGACACATGGTGGCTTCGGCTTCGCCAACGAGTACGACGTTGAGCGCAAGTTCCGCGAGACTCGCCTGTACCAGGTGGCGCCGATTTCCACCAATTTGATCCTGTCCTACGTGGCCGAGCACCTGCTCGAGCTGCCGCGGTCCTTCTGA
- a CDS encoding transposase translates to MNQPAFSAWIGRTEEARDQLSLNLVKRIAATLSEQVPAYGKPLPPLWHWAFFQEPVEECGLGLDGHPARGGFLPPADNRNRMWAGGRVEFIAPLKVGFEARKISTITHIEEKRGRTGDLLFVTLRHDYLQEDYLALREEQDIVYREPTPPKNGSGEPLPPADWLEAVTPSATLLFRYSAVTLNAHRIHYDWPYATETEGYPGLVVQGPLTATLNLRAFCRANPQARLRRFAFRGVRPLIAPQPFAVGGRRLDANSAELWAGDQNGLAQRAEVQFD, encoded by the coding sequence ATGAATCAACCCGCTTTCTCGGCCTGGATCGGGCGCACCGAAGAGGCTCGAGATCAACTCAGCCTCAATTTGGTCAAGCGCATCGCCGCGACCCTCAGTGAGCAGGTGCCCGCGTATGGCAAGCCGCTGCCGCCACTTTGGCATTGGGCCTTCTTCCAGGAGCCCGTTGAGGAGTGTGGCTTGGGGCTCGACGGCCACCCGGCGCGCGGCGGCTTCCTGCCGCCAGCGGACAACCGTAATCGGATGTGGGCTGGTGGTCGCGTGGAGTTCATCGCGCCACTCAAGGTTGGCTTTGAGGCGCGGAAGATTTCGACCATCACGCACATCGAGGAGAAGCGCGGACGAACCGGCGACCTGCTGTTTGTCACCCTGCGCCACGATTACCTCCAGGAGGACTATCTGGCGCTTCGAGAGGAGCAGGATATCGTCTACCGCGAGCCGACTCCTCCTAAGAACGGAAGCGGCGAGCCGCTGCCGCCGGCCGATTGGCTGGAGGCGGTGACGCCCAGTGCGACCCTGTTGTTTCGCTATTCCGCGGTCACCCTCAACGCCCATCGCATCCACTACGACTGGCCCTACGCCACAGAGACAGAGGGATACCCAGGACTGGTGGTCCAGGGGCCATTGACCGCCACCCTGAACCTGCGCGCCTTCTGCCGCGCCAATCCCCAGGCGCGCCTGCGCCGTTTCGCATTCCGTGGTGTACGGCCACTGATCGCACCGCAGCCGTTCGCGGTTGGCGGGCGCCGGCTCGATGCCAACAGCGCCGAGTTGTGGGCCGGCGACCAAAACGGCCTGGCGCAGCGCGCCGAGGTGCAGTTCGACTGA
- a CDS encoding DinB family protein, with the protein MTSATVLALSAFPEQLERFFLAVPEPHQHWAPASWEGIPSESFTAIEQICHVRDIEVEGYHARFRRMLEEDTPYLESIDGYALARQRRYSEAAPEVVFEDIRAARCKTLERLQGLSDLQWARTGYLEGYGRLTVIGLVHYLCSHDQQHLAGLQWLLGRMQSGATAPF; encoded by the coding sequence ATGACATCAGCAACAGTCTTGGCGTTGAGTGCCTTCCCTGAGCAGCTAGAGCGCTTTTTCTTGGCAGTACCCGAACCCCACCAGCACTGGGCTCCCGCCTCTTGGGAAGGTATTCCGAGCGAGTCCTTCACGGCCATCGAACAGATATGCCACGTGCGGGACATCGAAGTGGAGGGTTACCACGCTCGCTTTCGGCGCATGCTGGAGGAGGATACCCCGTACCTCGAGTCCATCGATGGATATGCTTTGGCCAGGCAGCGCCGCTATTCCGAGGCCGCCCCCGAGGTCGTGTTCGAGGATATTCGCGCCGCGCGCTGCAAAACACTTGAGCGTCTACAAGGCCTGAGCGACCTGCAGTGGGCCCGAACGGGCTATCTCGAGGGCTATGGCCGGCTTACCGTCATTGGCCTTGTGCACTACCTGTGCAGTCATGACCAACAGCACCTGGCGGGACTGCAGTGGTTGCTGGGTCGTATGCAGTCTGGTGCCACTGCCCCGTTCTAA